The Prochlorococcus marinus str. MIT 1214 sequence TTGACAGAATCCAATACCCCAAGGACATCGCTATCATTAGAATTTCGATTTTGCAGTGATATTGAATTTTTAATAATTTCCTCCTCTTACTATAATGAATCTCTTAAGTTGATATTTTATAAAACTATATTCAATTAAAGTAAATTATTAGCTAAAAGCGTTTTGATTTCTTCGACTTCAATTAATTATAAATTTCCATCAAATATTGGAATTGTTTTATGTGGCCATGGGAGTAGAGATCCTCAAGCAGTAGAGGAGTTTGTAAATGTAGTCAATAGGATAAAATCCAGAATACCTAATGTTCCAGTTGCATTCGGATTCCTAGAATTCAACCGACCAATAATCAATGAGGCCTTAGATCAACTTAAAAATATGGGAGTAGAGAGAGTAATTGCTCTACCAGCTATGTTATTTGCTGCGGGACATACTAAAAATGATATACCTGCTGTTTTGAATAAATATTCTGCTGATAATGGACTTCCAATTCAATATGGCAGAGAGCTTGGTCTGAATTCTTTGATGATTGGAGCAGCAGGAGCAAGACTCAAAGAAATAATTGATAGTAATCCAATATTTCCTATTTCTGAAACATTACTAGTAGTAGCAGGAAGGGGATCATCAGATCCAGATGCTAATTCAAATGTTTGTAAGATTACAAGGATGCTTGTTGAGGGATTTGGATTTGGATGGGGAGAAACCGTTTTTTCAGGAGTAACTTTCCCCCTTGTTGATCCTGGTTTGAGGCATGTTCTCAAATTAGGTTTTAAAAGAGTAATTTTATTGCCTTATTTTCTTTTTTCTGGAGTTTTGGTAAGTCGTGTTAGAGATCATTCTATTAGGGTTGCAAATGATAATCCTGATGTGCAGTTTTTAAACGCAAGTTACCTATCAGACCAAGATTTAGTTATTGATACTTTTATGGAAAGAATTCATGAGGTTTTTAATGGAGAGAATTTTATGAATTGCGCTTTATGTAAATATCGCTCTAATCTATTAGGTTTTGAAAGTGAGGTTGGATATGAACAGGTCAGTCACCATCAGCATGTTGAAGGTTGTCTAGACATTCCACTAGAAAGTAAATCGCATGAACATTCTCATGAACATATTCCTTATCCACATGCTGAGCATCCTTTAGGTCCTGTCACGCTTCGCTCTTCAAAGAAAAGCTAAATCTAAAAAAAATAAGTGTAAATCAAAGAATCAATTGTCTCTTTCTTGAATGCGACGCAAGGGACTCGTTATCTAAACATTTTTTTAACGTTTAGTTTCGGTCCTTTTCCCCAGGTGATTTCCACAGCTAATGAGTAGTTTTCCACTTTAAATAACTAAAACCCTAGTTTTCGTAAAGGGCTTGTGGGATTCAACAGATTTTTTAATAGTAATTTACACTTAGACATCTTAGGCGAATAAAGTTATTCGGATCGAGCCTCTTCCTAGATAAAGCTTGGTATGAGATGAGTCTAGTAGTGTCTCAGATTTTTAGTATAGCTTTTCTTTATCTTTGACGTTTTATTGAAAATTTAAGATCCTTATCTCATACATTTCGAATTTCAAAAAAGTAGATGGAGTTTAATCAAATTGAAACTCGTACTGATGAGATGAAAAGTGATGAGGTTAGATGTTTTGAGAATGACTTGGAACTTATCTCTATTAGCCTAGAAGCTGAAGTGCCTGAAGCTCTTTATGCAGGTATGAAGGATTTTATAAGTGGAAATAATAAGTGGGATCAATCCAAGCTTATTAGCTCTGCTATTGCAAATTTTCTTTTTCAAAACGGTTCTGATGATAGAGCAGTAACTGAGAAATACTTAAATGATATTTTCAACCTTTAAAGTCGATAATTGCCTTTTCGCAAGCCCTTTTTGTTATTGCCATCATTGTTAACGTTGGACTTTGCCAAGATGAAGTTGGCCAGCAAGCTCCATCAACGACTAATACATTGCTGCATTCCCATAGACGATTCCATTTATCTAAAACGCTCTTTTCCTTGGTATTTCCCATTGGTGCCCCTCCTACCTCATGTATGTAATAACCAGGGGGTGGAGCATCGCTTTTAGCAGCAACAGATTTATTTAGAATTTGTTTGGTAAATGGAATATTTAGGATTTCATGCACTGGAATAATTTTTCCGTTTCCAGAATCGATAATAAGTTCAATCATTCTGTTCATCTCTGTAACCATTCTTTTTTCATTTTCACGCCAAACAATTGATATGTGTGGGATAGAAATATCATATTGATCTGTTCTTTTTGTTAGAGAAACAGTGTTTTTATTATTCGGGAGTACTTCTCCGTGACCTATAAGGAAACCCGTTTTTGTATCTTTATAATTTTTTAAAACATCTGGTGGCTCAAATCTATCGATCCCTCCCCAGATTCCATATCCTCCGACAAAGTTATTTTTTTTTGATCGATTTCTCCCTATGGGAATAAAGAAACTACCAGCTCCTGTTAAAACATAATTATTATTATTTTTTGAATAATTAGTTAAATTTTTATCGATTGGGACAGTAAAAAATCTACATGTTGATATATGGTCCATTAAGTTCTTTCCCAATGAATGGGATGGATCAATTAGACCATTTGAATCATTACTTTCTTCGGAACTTAATAGAATTCTAATTGTTTGGATTGTTGATGAACATAATATGATTAATTTACTTTCTAATTCACTTCTTTTCCCATTATTTTGGTTTACTATGATAACACTTTTTGCAGACTTTCTATCCTTATTTAATACTAATTTCTCTACAATATGATCTGAAAGTATTTCTACTT is a genomic window containing:
- a CDS encoding sirohydrochlorin chelatase, with the translated sequence MISSTSINYKFPSNIGIVLCGHGSRDPQAVEEFVNVVNRIKSRIPNVPVAFGFLEFNRPIINEALDQLKNMGVERVIALPAMLFAAGHTKNDIPAVLNKYSADNGLPIQYGRELGLNSLMIGAAGARLKEIIDSNPIFPISETLLVVAGRGSSDPDANSNVCKITRMLVEGFGFGWGETVFSGVTFPLVDPGLRHVLKLGFKRVILLPYFLFSGVLVSRVRDHSIRVANDNPDVQFLNASYLSDQDLVIDTFMERIHEVFNGENFMNCALCKYRSNLLGFESEVGYEQVSHHQHVEGCLDIPLESKSHEHSHEHIPYPHAEHPLGPVTLRSSKKS
- a CDS encoding DUF2811 domain-containing protein: MEFNQIETRTDEMKSDEVRCFENDLELISISLEAEVPEALYAGMKDFISGNNKWDQSKLISSAIANFLFQNGSDDRAVTEKYLNDIFNL
- a CDS encoding GMC oxidoreductase, whose product is MINKAYEVIIVGSGATGGMAALTMAKAGIRVLVIERGPELEIKQAQGTEPCNMIRRLIGVTTGNYQNQPQHPGFWKSNPILYANKKTNPYTHPPKAPFMWTQGNQVGGRSLTWGGITLRLANEDFEASKDKEYNLQWPISYKDLESHYSEIENFLRIYGNKDDLNQLPNGEFIGKSPFTESEEEFAVKIKEKLNLPFIHSRGFGDNKDKTKWPRSSSLGSTLKEASRLGKVEILSDHIVEKLVLNKDRKSAKSVIIVNQNNGKRSELESKLIILCSSTIQTIRILLSSEESNDSNGLIDPSHSLGKNLMDHISTCRFFTVPIDKNLTNYSKNNNNYVLTGAGSFFIPIGRNRSKKNNFVGGYGIWGGIDRFEPPDVLKNYKDTKTGFLIGHGEVLPNNKNTVSLTKRTDQYDISIPHISIVWRENEKRMVTEMNRMIELIIDSGNGKIIPVHEILNIPFTKQILNKSVAAKSDAPPPGYYIHEVGGAPMGNTKEKSVLDKWNRLWECSNVLVVDGACWPTSSWQSPTLTMMAITKRACEKAIIDFKG